In a genomic window of Glycine max cultivar Williams 82 chromosome 13, Glycine_max_v4.0, whole genome shotgun sequence:
- the LOC100777822 gene encoding sister chromatid cohesion protein PDS5 homolog A isoform X3: MDESSLQLVSEIGRHLAHRTRPNKDFLVKSLGKAANALALIKQSPQPRTAKEVQAAKKQEDALKPLANAVVCGGLLQHADKEVRLLVAMCVTDLFRIMAPVPPFEDKHLRDVFKLIISLFEDLADTASPFFSKRVKVLETMAQLKCCVIMLEIDCIDLVLEMFNIFFSVVRDEHLLISAMTSIMINILNESEEAFQQLLEVILQNLIRQNKDAIFTADKLAASVIKACAQEDELNSLVCGFLTTCIHDRDAMGSELKEYYNEIFSKVFQCAPEMLLDVIPSLIKELSADEVDVRIKAVNLVGMLFALQHHVVQKYHELFVEFLKRFSDKSVDVRISALQCAKAFYLANPYDGTESREIMTSVGDRLLDSDDQVRKQAVLVACDIFSSNLKLVSSKLLSQATERLRDIKITVRKSALQKLIKVYRDYCKKCYEGSMTISDHFEEIPCKIMMLCYDKDCKEFRFQNIEFVLANDLFPEDLSVEERTNHWMHMFSLFSFPHEKALDTILTQKRRFQNEMKSYLAMRKKLKEICPEETQKKIEIMFTKIAAFFPDSHKAEECLHKLNQIKDNSVFKLLEKLLEEQAFTTIGQTMKDKHLVMIGDSNPNYEFLRLLFSKCSSNIFSSEHVKCILDYLSNNENGNKDLEDSSANLLLAIVRNFPSMLKGLEKQFQKLLEQKSPVNDKLIEVIAKAGSHMSFNHSDIYPLLKRICLDGTRRQAKFAGSAIAALSFEQSVFRKLYEELVDSLYSKRNVPTILQSLGFIAQYSVSNFETQVEEITSYICQKIIQMEHLDDGHYATSFHDTSQCSESCRLKIYGLKTLVKISLHCEGSHVKHNINGVLDILSRMLRESDNFISIATGSCESDKAHIRLAAAKAILRLARKWDLHITPDIFRFTILIAKDSSFFVRSTFLSKTQKLLKEHKLPIRFACAFALAVTDGTDDLQYQNYKYMREFIKDYSILARRRQTSAVQGVIIDYPAYILVFLIHVLARNNDFPFEVCQDEKPYADLCSPLFFILQALVDISIVEGAQDIVNDAVLHVISIFRAIRKVEDAIDAQITPKLHMLAEIGIFILNEFNHGGISVLQTPGQILLPSSLYRTSSKCPKSFFDEKFLSRVFHALKESTVPHGYAQKPAKTLPKHGHKGQQDVKKSNVNIYGVLDSASSKPDDLSRREIANAKAVRPNIPSVKRGKCVPSSGSGTVGLHECSMTEKQQKIASKHCEKTIERNMLSSSDSVRFKGSLTESHVPTRKSKRAAACSSENAVTSSKHTVEPSKCRRTKRKDTCGSKKQEILEDVSNKNRFSLHEPDEYSSLGSIKTTVTRRVAANKGTPLNKENTNVNERGKCIETSASEVVNTNACAVRRTRRKV, from the exons atgGACGAATCCTCGCTGCAACTCGTCTCCGAAATCGGAAGACACCTCGCTCACCGAACTCGTCCCAACAAAGACTTCTTAGTCAAATCCCTCGGA AAAGCTGCAAATGCTTTGGCTCTGATAAAGCAGTCTCCACAACCACGAACAGCCAAAGAAGTACAAGCTGCTAAGAAACAAGAAGATGCTTTAAAGCCCCTGGCAAATGCTGTGGTTTGTGGCGGTCTTCTTCAACATGCAGACAAGGAAGTTAGGCTTCTGGTAGCCATGTGTGTCACTGACCTTTTTAGAATCATGGCACCTGTACCGCCTTTTGAAGACAAGCATTTGAGG GATGTATTTAAACTTATCATTAGTTTGTTTGAGGATCTAGCTGATACCGCAAGTCCATTCTTTTCAAAAAGGGTTAAAGTATTGGAGACAATGGCTCAATTAAAGTGTTGTGTGATAATGCTGGAGATTGACTGCATAGACCTGGTTCTTGAGATGTTCAATATTTTCTTCTCCGTTGTGAG AGATGAACACCTTTTGATTAGTGCCATGACTTctataatgataaatattttgaacGAGAGTGAGGAGGCTTTTCAGCAACTATTggaagtgattttacaaaatctTATAAGGCAAAATAAA GATGCAATTTTCACTGCTGATAAACTTGCTGCATCGGTCATCAAAGCTTGTGCACAAGAGGATGAGCTGAACTCCCTTGTTTGTGGGTTTTTAACAACTTGCATACATGACAGAGATGCTATGGGCAGCGAGCttaaagaatattacaatgaaattTTCTCTAAAGTTTTCCAGTGTGCACCTGAGATGCTTCTTGATGTCATCCCAAgcttaattaaagaattatcG GCTGATGAGGTTGATGTTCGGATAAAAGCTGTAAATTTGGTGGGGATGCTTTTTGCACTTCAACATCATGTTGTTCAGAAGTATCATGAGCTTTTCGTGGAGTTTTTGAAAAGATTTTCTGATAAATCTGTGGATGTTAGGATCAGTGCTCTACAATGTGCTAAAGCTTTTTATTTAGCGAATCCTTATGATGGGACAGAATCACGTGAAATTATGA CTTCTGTTGGAGATCGATTGTTAGACTCTGATGACCAAGTGAGAAAGCAGGCAGTTCTTGTTGCCTGTGATATTTTTAGTTCAAACCTAAAACTTGTTTCATCCAAACTGCTATCTCAAGCCACTGAAAGACTCCGGGATATAAAG ATAACTGTTAGAAAGAGTGCCTTGCAAAAATTGATAAAGGTATATCGAGATTACTGCAAGAAATGTTATGAAGGCAGCATGACAATTAGTGATCACTTCGAAGAGATTCCATGTAAAATTATGATGCTGTGCTATGATAAAGATTGTAAGGAGTTCAG GTTCCAGAACATTGAATTTGTTCTTGCTAATGATCTATTCCCTGAGGATCTTTCGGTTGAGGAAAGGACAAACCATTGGATGCACATGTTTTCTCTTTTCAGTTTTCCTCATGAAAAGGCACTGGATACTATTTTGACTCAAAAGAGAAG GTtccaaaatgaaatgaaaagctATTTGGCTATGCGGAAGAAATTGAAG GAAATTTGTCCAGAAGAAACACAGAAGAAGATTGAAATTATGTTTACAAAAATAGCAGCATTCTTCCCGGATTCTCACAAAGCTGAAGAGTGTCTGCATAAGTTAAaccaaattaaagataatagcGTGTTTAAATTACTTGAAAAATTGTTGGAGGAACAAGCCTTCACCACGATTGGACAAACTATGAAA GATAAACATCTGGTAATGATTGGAGACAGCAATCCAAATTATGAGTTTTTACGTCTGCTCTTCTCCAAATGTTCATCCAACATTTTCAGCTCAGAGCATGTCAAATGTATCTTAGATTATCTTTCCAATAATGAAAATGGAAATAAGGATTTGGAGGATTCTTCTGCAAATCTTCTGCTG GCTATTGTTCGAAATTTCCCCTCTATGCTGAAAGGCTTGGAAAAGCAGTTCCAAAAGTTGTTGGAACAGAAAAGTCCTGTTAATGACAAGCTGATTGAGGTCATAGCAAAGGCAGGCTCTCACATGTCTTTCAATCATag TGATATTTATCCATTACTAAAGAGAATTTGCTTGGATGGAACTCGCAGACAAGCCAAATTTGCAGGATCTGCAATTGCTGCTTTAAGTTTTGAACAATCAGTTTTCAGAAAGTTATATGAG GAGCTAGTGGATTCTTTATATAGCAAGCGGAACGTCCCTACTATTTTGCAATCTTTGGGTTTCATTGCACAATACTctgtttcaaattttgaaactcAAGTTGAAGAGATCACATCATATATATGCCAGAAGATCATTCAA ATGGAGCATTTGGATGATGGTCATTATGCAACATCCTTTCATGATACTTCTCAATGTAGCGAATCTTGTCGATTAAAG ATTTATGGGCTGAAAACACTGGTGAAGATTTCTTTGCATTGTGAAGGGAGCCATGTCAAGCATAATATTAATGGAGTGTTGGACATTTTGTCAAGAATGCTACGTGAAAGTGATAATTTCATCAGTATAGCTACTGGTTCATG TGAAAGCGATAAGGCTCATATCAGATTAGCTGCTGCAAAGGCAATTCTTCGTCTTGCTAGGAAATGGGATTTACATATTACTCCAGATATTTTTCGATTCACTATATTGATTGCCAAG GACTCTTCTTTCTTTGTTAGGAGCACGTTTCTCAGTAAGACACAAAAGTTATTGAAGGAGCATAAACTACCAATCAGATTTGCTTGTGCTTTTGCTTTGGCAGTAACAGATGGCACTGATGATCTGCAATATCAG AACTATAAATATATGAGAGAGTTTATAAAGGACTATAGTATATTAGCTCGTAGACGACAAACTTCTGCTGTTCAAGGAGTCATCATTGATTACCCAGCCTACATTTTGGTCTTCTTGATTCATGTTCTGGCTCGGAATAATGACTTTCCATTTGAAGTCTGTCAAGATGAAAAACCATATGCTGACCTTTGCAG TCCACTTTTCTTTATCCTGCAGGCATTAGTTGACATCAGTATTGTTGAGGGAGCCCAGGACATTGTTAATGATGCTGTCTTACATGTAATTAGTATTTTTCGAGCAATCAGAAAGGTTGAGGATGCCATTGATGCGCAGATAACACCT AAGCTGCATATGCTGGCTGAAATTgggatatttattttaaatgagttCAATCATGGTGGAATTTCTGTATTGCAAACACCTGGACAAATTTTATTGCCTTCATCATTATATAGA ACTAGTTCAAAATGTCCGAAGTccttttttgatgaaaaatttcTAAGTAGAGTCTTTCATGCACTTAAGGAATCTACTGTGCCTCATGGATATGCTCAAAAG CCTGCAAAAACACTTCCTAAGCATGGTCATAAGGGTCAACAGGATGTTAAAAAGTCTAATGTTAATATTTACGGTGTACTGGACTCGGCATCTAGCAAACCGGATGATTTGTCAAGGAGAGAAATAGCAAATGCTAAAGCTGTGAGGCCAAACATCCCTTCAGTGAAAAGGGGAAAATGTGTGCCTTCGTCTGGTTCTGGAACTGTTGGTTTGCATGAATGCTCTATGACTGAGAAGCAACAAAAAATAGCATCAAAACACTGTGAGAAGACAATAGAGAGAAACATGCTTTCATCAAGTGATTCTGTGCGCTTTAAGGGTTCTCTGACTGAATCACATGTGCCAACCCGCAAATCAAAAAGAGCTGCTGCTTGTTCATCGGAGAATGCTGTGACAAGTAGCAAACATACTGTTGAACCTTCCAAATGTCGTAGAACCAAACGGAAAGATACATGTGGCTCAAAG AAACAAGAAATACTAGAAgatgtgtctaataaaaatcgCTTCAGCCTCCA TGAGCCTGATGAATATTCTTCTCTCGGTAGTATAAAAACTACTGTTACAAGACGCGTAGCTGCTAATAAGGGAACACcacttaataaagaaaata CTAATGTAAATGAAAGGGGGAAATGTATAGAGACATCAGCTTCAGAAGTTGTCAATACAAATGCATGTGCT GTTAGAAGAACAAGACGGAAAGTATAA
- the LOC100777822 gene encoding sister chromatid cohesion protein PDS5 homolog A isoform X4 yields MDESSLQLVSEIGRHLAHRTRPNKDFLVKSLGKAANALALIKQSPQPRTAKEVQAAKKQEDALKPLANAVVCGGLLQHADKEVRLLVAMCVTDLFRIMAPVPPFEDKHLRDVFKLIISLFEDLADTASPFFSKRVKVLETMAQLKCCVIMLEIDCIDLVLEMFNIFFSVVRDEHLLISAMTSIMINILNESEEAFQQLLEVILQNLIRQNKDAIFTADKLAASVIKACAQEDELNSLVCGFLTTCIHDRDAMGSELKEYYNEIFSKVFQCAPEMLLDVIPSLIKELSADEVDVRIKAVNLVGMLFALQHHVVQKYHELFVEFLKRFSDKSVDVRISALQCAKAFYLANPYDGTESREIMTSVGDRLLDSDDQVRKQAVLVACDIFSSNLKLVSSKLLSQATERLRDIKITVRKSALQKLIKVYRDYCKKCYEGSMTISDHFEEIPCKIMMLCYDKDCKEFRFQNIEFVLANDLFPEDLSVEERTNHWMHMFSLFSFPHEKALDTILTQKRRFQNEMKSYLAMRKKLKEICPEETQKKIEIMFTKIAAFFPDSHKAEECLHKLNQIKDNSVFKLLEKLLEEQAFTTIGQTMKDKHLVMIGDSNPNYEFLRLLFSKCSSNIFSSEHVKCILDYLSNNENGNKDLEDSSANLLLAIVRNFPSMLKGLEKQFQKLLEQKSPVNDKLIEVIAKAGSHMSFNHSDIYPLLKRICLDGTRRQAKFAGSAIAALSFEQSVFRKLYEELVDSLYSKRNVPTILQSLGFIAQYSVSNFETQVEEITSYICQKIIQMEHLDDGHYATSFHDTSQCSESCRLKIYGLKTLVKISLHCEGSHVKHNINGVLDILSRMLRESDNFISIATGSCESDKAHIRLAAAKAILRLARKWDLHITPDIFRFTILIAKDSSFFVRSTFLSKTQKLLKEHKLPIRFACAFALAVTDGTDDLQYQNYKYMREFIKDYSILARRRQTSAVQGVIIDYPAYILVFLIHVLARNNDFPFEVCQDEKPYADLCSPLFFILQALVDISIVEGAQDIVNDAVLHVISIFRAIRKVEDAIDAQITPLHMLAEIGIFILNEFNHGGISVLQTPGQILLPSSLYRTSSKCPKSFFDEKFLSRVFHALKESTVPHGYAQKPAKTLPKHGHKGQQDVKKSNVNIYGVLDSASSKPDDLSRREIANAKAVRPNIPSVKRGKCVPSSGSGTVGLHECSMTEKQQKIASKHCEKTIERNMLSSSDSVRFKGSLTESHVPTRKSKRAAACSSENAVTSSKHTVEPSKCRRTKRKDTCGSKKQEILEDVSNKNRFSLHEPDEYSSLGSIKTTVTRRVAANKGTPLNKENTNVNERGKCIETSASEVVNTNACAVRRTRRKV; encoded by the exons atgGACGAATCCTCGCTGCAACTCGTCTCCGAAATCGGAAGACACCTCGCTCACCGAACTCGTCCCAACAAAGACTTCTTAGTCAAATCCCTCGGA AAAGCTGCAAATGCTTTGGCTCTGATAAAGCAGTCTCCACAACCACGAACAGCCAAAGAAGTACAAGCTGCTAAGAAACAAGAAGATGCTTTAAAGCCCCTGGCAAATGCTGTGGTTTGTGGCGGTCTTCTTCAACATGCAGACAAGGAAGTTAGGCTTCTGGTAGCCATGTGTGTCACTGACCTTTTTAGAATCATGGCACCTGTACCGCCTTTTGAAGACAAGCATTTGAGG GATGTATTTAAACTTATCATTAGTTTGTTTGAGGATCTAGCTGATACCGCAAGTCCATTCTTTTCAAAAAGGGTTAAAGTATTGGAGACAATGGCTCAATTAAAGTGTTGTGTGATAATGCTGGAGATTGACTGCATAGACCTGGTTCTTGAGATGTTCAATATTTTCTTCTCCGTTGTGAG AGATGAACACCTTTTGATTAGTGCCATGACTTctataatgataaatattttgaacGAGAGTGAGGAGGCTTTTCAGCAACTATTggaagtgattttacaaaatctTATAAGGCAAAATAAA GATGCAATTTTCACTGCTGATAAACTTGCTGCATCGGTCATCAAAGCTTGTGCACAAGAGGATGAGCTGAACTCCCTTGTTTGTGGGTTTTTAACAACTTGCATACATGACAGAGATGCTATGGGCAGCGAGCttaaagaatattacaatgaaattTTCTCTAAAGTTTTCCAGTGTGCACCTGAGATGCTTCTTGATGTCATCCCAAgcttaattaaagaattatcG GCTGATGAGGTTGATGTTCGGATAAAAGCTGTAAATTTGGTGGGGATGCTTTTTGCACTTCAACATCATGTTGTTCAGAAGTATCATGAGCTTTTCGTGGAGTTTTTGAAAAGATTTTCTGATAAATCTGTGGATGTTAGGATCAGTGCTCTACAATGTGCTAAAGCTTTTTATTTAGCGAATCCTTATGATGGGACAGAATCACGTGAAATTATGA CTTCTGTTGGAGATCGATTGTTAGACTCTGATGACCAAGTGAGAAAGCAGGCAGTTCTTGTTGCCTGTGATATTTTTAGTTCAAACCTAAAACTTGTTTCATCCAAACTGCTATCTCAAGCCACTGAAAGACTCCGGGATATAAAG ATAACTGTTAGAAAGAGTGCCTTGCAAAAATTGATAAAGGTATATCGAGATTACTGCAAGAAATGTTATGAAGGCAGCATGACAATTAGTGATCACTTCGAAGAGATTCCATGTAAAATTATGATGCTGTGCTATGATAAAGATTGTAAGGAGTTCAG GTTCCAGAACATTGAATTTGTTCTTGCTAATGATCTATTCCCTGAGGATCTTTCGGTTGAGGAAAGGACAAACCATTGGATGCACATGTTTTCTCTTTTCAGTTTTCCTCATGAAAAGGCACTGGATACTATTTTGACTCAAAAGAGAAG GTtccaaaatgaaatgaaaagctATTTGGCTATGCGGAAGAAATTGAAG GAAATTTGTCCAGAAGAAACACAGAAGAAGATTGAAATTATGTTTACAAAAATAGCAGCATTCTTCCCGGATTCTCACAAAGCTGAAGAGTGTCTGCATAAGTTAAaccaaattaaagataatagcGTGTTTAAATTACTTGAAAAATTGTTGGAGGAACAAGCCTTCACCACGATTGGACAAACTATGAAA GATAAACATCTGGTAATGATTGGAGACAGCAATCCAAATTATGAGTTTTTACGTCTGCTCTTCTCCAAATGTTCATCCAACATTTTCAGCTCAGAGCATGTCAAATGTATCTTAGATTATCTTTCCAATAATGAAAATGGAAATAAGGATTTGGAGGATTCTTCTGCAAATCTTCTGCTG GCTATTGTTCGAAATTTCCCCTCTATGCTGAAAGGCTTGGAAAAGCAGTTCCAAAAGTTGTTGGAACAGAAAAGTCCTGTTAATGACAAGCTGATTGAGGTCATAGCAAAGGCAGGCTCTCACATGTCTTTCAATCATag TGATATTTATCCATTACTAAAGAGAATTTGCTTGGATGGAACTCGCAGACAAGCCAAATTTGCAGGATCTGCAATTGCTGCTTTAAGTTTTGAACAATCAGTTTTCAGAAAGTTATATGAG GAGCTAGTGGATTCTTTATATAGCAAGCGGAACGTCCCTACTATTTTGCAATCTTTGGGTTTCATTGCACAATACTctgtttcaaattttgaaactcAAGTTGAAGAGATCACATCATATATATGCCAGAAGATCATTCAA ATGGAGCATTTGGATGATGGTCATTATGCAACATCCTTTCATGATACTTCTCAATGTAGCGAATCTTGTCGATTAAAG ATTTATGGGCTGAAAACACTGGTGAAGATTTCTTTGCATTGTGAAGGGAGCCATGTCAAGCATAATATTAATGGAGTGTTGGACATTTTGTCAAGAATGCTACGTGAAAGTGATAATTTCATCAGTATAGCTACTGGTTCATG TGAAAGCGATAAGGCTCATATCAGATTAGCTGCTGCAAAGGCAATTCTTCGTCTTGCTAGGAAATGGGATTTACATATTACTCCAGATATTTTTCGATTCACTATATTGATTGCCAAG GACTCTTCTTTCTTTGTTAGGAGCACGTTTCTCAGTAAGACACAAAAGTTATTGAAGGAGCATAAACTACCAATCAGATTTGCTTGTGCTTTTGCTTTGGCAGTAACAGATGGCACTGATGATCTGCAATATCAG AACTATAAATATATGAGAGAGTTTATAAAGGACTATAGTATATTAGCTCGTAGACGACAAACTTCTGCTGTTCAAGGAGTCATCATTGATTACCCAGCCTACATTTTGGTCTTCTTGATTCATGTTCTGGCTCGGAATAATGACTTTCCATTTGAAGTCTGTCAAGATGAAAAACCATATGCTGACCTTTGCAG TCCACTTTTCTTTATCCTGCAGGCATTAGTTGACATCAGTATTGTTGAGGGAGCCCAGGACATTGTTAATGATGCTGTCTTACATGTAATTAGTATTTTTCGAGCAATCAGAAAGGTTGAGGATGCCATTGATGCGCAGATAACACCT CTGCATATGCTGGCTGAAATTgggatatttattttaaatgagttCAATCATGGTGGAATTTCTGTATTGCAAACACCTGGACAAATTTTATTGCCTTCATCATTATATAGA ACTAGTTCAAAATGTCCGAAGTccttttttgatgaaaaatttcTAAGTAGAGTCTTTCATGCACTTAAGGAATCTACTGTGCCTCATGGATATGCTCAAAAG CCTGCAAAAACACTTCCTAAGCATGGTCATAAGGGTCAACAGGATGTTAAAAAGTCTAATGTTAATATTTACGGTGTACTGGACTCGGCATCTAGCAAACCGGATGATTTGTCAAGGAGAGAAATAGCAAATGCTAAAGCTGTGAGGCCAAACATCCCTTCAGTGAAAAGGGGAAAATGTGTGCCTTCGTCTGGTTCTGGAACTGTTGGTTTGCATGAATGCTCTATGACTGAGAAGCAACAAAAAATAGCATCAAAACACTGTGAGAAGACAATAGAGAGAAACATGCTTTCATCAAGTGATTCTGTGCGCTTTAAGGGTTCTCTGACTGAATCACATGTGCCAACCCGCAAATCAAAAAGAGCTGCTGCTTGTTCATCGGAGAATGCTGTGACAAGTAGCAAACATACTGTTGAACCTTCCAAATGTCGTAGAACCAAACGGAAAGATACATGTGGCTCAAAG AAACAAGAAATACTAGAAgatgtgtctaataaaaatcgCTTCAGCCTCCA TGAGCCTGATGAATATTCTTCTCTCGGTAGTATAAAAACTACTGTTACAAGACGCGTAGCTGCTAATAAGGGAACACcacttaataaagaaaata CTAATGTAAATGAAAGGGGGAAATGTATAGAGACATCAGCTTCAGAAGTTGTCAATACAAATGCATGTGCT GTTAGAAGAACAAGACGGAAAGTATAA